TAGAACACTCCATCACAATCACGTCTCTTTTTCTCATAAACTTGTCATTAGCTACGACTATGAGAAATTGAGTTTGGATCTTACAACCAATCCATAATTAATCCATGAgtatcttctttttcttctgatatatatatatatatatatatatatatatatatatatatatatatatatatatattaaaaaaaataatcaaatattttgaaatgatttaatCATGTTTGTAAATAAATTGGATTTAAATTCTAATTAGATTGAATAAGTTGGAGTTGAACCAAATTAATTATTGCGGACTGATTTGGATTAATtatatttgagtttgatttaattatattttttggtTCACATAGTTTATGGTTTTCAAGACCAAATTAAAAGATTTGGATTAAGATTTTCAAACAGTTCATATATTTAAGGAGTTTAGAGCTAAAGTCTATTCATAGATATTTAATTTATGACGGCTCCTCTCTCTTAGCTTGTTTATTCTTCTTTTTCTGGTAGAAGTGAATTATTGTACATCTGTTTGAAGTCATTGTCGTGCCTTGTCGGCCGACACTGAAAATCTATTACGCTAAAGCGTTTGCCAATTCTTCCTTGTGAATAAGAGAAAATTAATATCAAAGGAAATTATATTCgggatattatttatatatatgtataatattAGTGAAAATTTATTCAGAAAATACATATTTAGTTAGTTTAATTAGTATTTTGCATATATTTTAACTTTGATATTATTGTAATTTATCCAGGTCGCGCGAACAAAATCAATTAGTTGCGGTCGCGAGAAGCATAGATAGTGCTTGCAGGATGTGTCTATATATGACTAGATTCCTGATCTGGCCTTTATCTACAATCTGACTTTGCTAATGTAGATTGTCTTTAGAGGTTAATTGGATTAGTGTAAGAAAGAAGATCAGGAAAGAGGATCAAGATCAATATAAAAGGGACTGTAGATTTTGAGAAAAaagcaaaacaaaacaaaatgaatTTCTACAAAATATGGAATATAGGCATGTTTTGGGGACACTCTTTATGCGGCCGGCGCAAATCTAGCTATACCTGTCGCTTCCCGGTTGCTGAAGAATTCTTGACGACGACtttgttttctcttttttcttatttcttattttttttctttttgacgtTTCTTGTCTGTGATTCGTTCCCTTCGCCGACCGTCTTTCTCTTCATCCGCTGCCATGCATCTATATATCTCACTCAATACACTTATTGCGACCACAGacggagaaggagaaggagaaggagaaggagagaaggagaaggagagagggAGATGGTCTATGTCTGCGGCAAGAAGACCACTAATTGGAAGGTGGAAAGGAAGACAGTGGAGAAGAACAGGAGAATACACATGAAGACCTTGTGCTTCAAGCTCTCCTCCATTATCCCCAAGGAGCACAAAACTATTCACAAGGTCTGTTTAATTTCTGCGCATGATCATGCATCATCATGCATCTTGCTCGCTTAAATATAATTCATCAATTGATTAACCCATCTAGCTAGCTGATAGCTCGTTGCGCGCGTTTTGATTTTAGACTGTGCTGACCCAACAAGACTGCTTCGACGAAGCCGCATCGTATATACAAAAACTCGGAGAAAACATAGAAAAACTGAAGCAGCGAAAGCAGATGCAGAGCATGAGGAGCCTAGGCCAGGACGACGTGGTCGTCGAAGTGAGGTACGAGGACTTGAATTTGGAGGTGGTTGTGGTAAGTGGTGTGAGGAAGAGGTTCATGTTCCATGAGCTGATTAATGTTCTGGAGGAAGAAGGCGCTGAGATTGTCAGCGCCAGCGTTGTGGCTGTGGGCGACAAGATCTTCCACACAATCCATTCTCAGGTTTGTCAGTATTATTTTAATCAGCATCGTCGATCGTCATCTCCATGTCTATATCAACGTAActctgtttgtttgtttgtttgtaaaTTTGTTTGTTGCTTTCTGCAGGCTATTAGCTCAAGGATTGGCTTGGAGCCGACTAGCGTCTCTCGGAGATTGAAGGAGCTAGTCAACGGAGTAGACCCAGAGTTCCATATCTGATTTAAGTATGGTGGTCAAAAGTAATTAGATTTCCATATCTTATCAAGGAAAAAGCTAATTAAGGTCAATTGTTCGGAATCAAACTAGCTACGGAATCCACAATTTTACCCTTTCCTCTCCATTTAAGTTTAAAGGTTAAGCACAAATCATATCTGTCTTGAGAATCTATGACAATATATAAATATCATCGTGGATTGTGATGATTCTGTCATACTTTTAAGCGAGGTTTATCTTTCACAGTCAAAGTAAGAAGATGAGAGAGTCCCATCGATCTTGTTCCAAATGATGAGGACGATCGATGTACCTGATTAAGAGGAGAGGGAGCTAGGGAATCAGCGACAACAATTAGGGAAAAAAAAGGGGAGGGCGGCTAGGTATTAGACACGATATAATCATTATTTTAAATGCGATATAAATGATTTATCAACTATATTCTGGAGCATCAATCCATATTATACTAATTATGGATTAATTCCTAAATTATCATAACATATACTGAAATTTTAGCAATCTCATCTTTACTCTAAATTAATCATTTCTATCACAACTTGGAATCTCTAACAACCTTGAGAAACTCTAGTAGTTTAATTTGTTGAGTTAGTGGAGCTTACTTTGAACTAGGCTCAAGCAGTCAAGCTCGATAAAAATTTTCATGGACAagcttaaataaataagtttgaacataGCTAAGTTCCACTCGACTTATTTAAGTTGCTCCTATTTGAAACTTCATTAAAAACACACACTCTCTGTGGATGTGACCCAttgataatataataataaactaatACCATGGGCAACATGGTAGCTCTCAACATCATCTACTATGCTATATTTCAATGCGGTAGAGTTAgaatacttgtacaaaatttataCTTGTTTAGGTATTAATTATGACAATAATATCAATAATTAGTCAACTAATGCATATTCTTCATATTCATGTGAAAATTAGAATTGTCAATTTGGGTTAGACTAGTCGAATTGGTACACGTTACCAAATAATTTAAATGGATTTGGTTAAAATTTCATCAACCCATTTAAGAAAGGGTCGGTCTAACTGGATAAGTCCATGAGAGTTGCGGATCCAAACGGGGtagatgtgtatatatatatatatatatatatatatatatatatatatatatatataaaagagtaaaaattatgaattttttGCGCCAATTATTTTGGTTAATATGTATAAGTGTGAAATCAagaataagaaattttatttatgaatGGATCAAAtttgataaatgataagaaaatttttatattttttttattatttgatgaatTGACTCAACCCACTTTGAATTGAGCTTAAATTTTCTAATCAGTGAGGATGAAGAGCTAGCCTACCCAACCTACCCAACTTGCCAGATGGTGAATTTTGGCTTGCCAACCTGTCCCATCATTGGTCGGCTAACAACTCTAGTGGAAATGAATGTTGTTTATAATATGTTAGAGTGAACTGATATAACTGTTAATAAGATAATAAGACTATATCAAAGAACTTCAAGAGAAAGATTTAGAAGAGTAAGTAAAATTGCaagattaaataaaaaataacaagAAAATTTTAGACAAGATTGAACAATGAAATAAAGAATATATGGTTCTCTTTTATAAGTACGGGAGCCATTACTTTTAAATATTTACAAAGAGGTGTTGTAGTTTTTAGCCTAGATCATTAAAAACAAAATACTTCAAAAAAAATTGATTCCTTGGATTATACCCACTTTAAATCATAATTACCTTAcaactataaaaatatctttttggtcaattttttttaataataggtATATAGTCATTATTTTGGTTCGCCTATTTAGTAAATCTGAAGTACAGCTTATATATATTCAAAACTTGATCTTCAAAATATTCATTTCTATTAGAATTTAAACCTGGATCATCTTAGTTTTTCCATTGCACCATAACCATGAGGCATCCTTCATCAGTCTCTAGGATAGATACTCAACAATTGAATTGTATTTTTCATCATACTTCTTCGAATAAACCTCTCCCTCATTATTAAATAATTGTACACTCTAAGATAAAAATTTCTACTAGACTCATCATCTTTTCTCTTATACGGTGTCACTATTGGGTCACTTGGTAAAATTGTTAACAATTATTTCTAGAGTTTTGGACAAAAGGATAAACCAAACTCACGGAACGCCATTGGCATGCCTCAACTAAGCTATGTTCTTCTTTTGTCATTTTACATTCTCAATAATCAACAAGCtaaaagatttatttttcaagttcctattgaaataataaacttaatcttttgtatatgAATAAATATTATTCATTAACTCTAGAGTGTATTCCTAGAGCATATTAGCATCTAGTCATAAAGAGAAGTGTCTATTATAAAATCTTTTTGTATGTGTCTCTTAAAGAGTTTCTTTGTATGTATAAGTATGTCCTTGTATTTGTCATTGGAATCAATGAAGAATATTAAACAATTGTTATTAAGTTCTCCTTCATTCTCTTCCTCTCTACAAAGATCTTCATATTCATTCTCTCAAATAAAGTGGTATCATAGCTAAGGTTGAAGTTCTCAAGTGATGGCCGGCAATAGAGCTTCTTTTTTTCATTTTCCTCATCTCACAATGGAGAATTATGAGACATTGTGTCTAACGATGAAAGCATTGCTTGGTTTCTAAGATGTATGGGAAATTATAGAGAAAGACTATGAGAAGCCACAAAATGAAGATAATTTACCCCAAGTAGAGAAGAATTCTTTGTCAAAGACAAGGAAGAAGGATCCATAAGCCTTCACCCTCATCCATCAATGTTTGGATGATTCTATGTTATCCCCTTGGGAAAgtttagtggctagcacatgaggtgctgCCAACTTGAGGTTTGAGATTCAAATCTTGACATAGCCGAGGTAAATATCTCTCTCATGCACCAATCACTATTCTAATGGCTAGTAATCACCCGTGATTTATTTCCTCCAAGTTGGCCTTGGGATGGGTTGGTGGGGGCGCTGAGGGCGAGCGAAGTCGTATTTTACCAACTTAGATGATTTCATGTTCGAGAAAGTTGCCAATGCTGCTACTTCAAAAGAAGCTTAGAAGATATTGGCAAAGACTCTCCAAGGTGTTGACAAAGTAAAAAAAGGTAAAACTTCAATCACTATGGTGTGATTTTGGAGCATTATAGATGAAAGAGTCTAAATACATTATGGATTATTATTCATGGATGAAGACAATTGTCAATCAATTGAAGAGATAAAGAGATACAATAGAAAATGTACATGTTGTGGAAAAGGTGCTTCATTCTTTAATTCATAAATTTAACTATATTGTGtgtatcattgaagaaacaaaagATTTAGATTCAATGACTTGAAAAATTGGAGGGATCATTACAAGCCCGTgaagaaaaaatgaaaagaagacaAAAAGAGTCATTGGAGCAAGTTCTCAAAGTCAAAGCTACATTAAAGAATGATGAAAGAGGATACAATTATTTTAGAAGTCGTGGTCGAGGAAGAACCCGTGAACGAGGAATAGGACATTGAGATGGACAAAATGGGCAAAGTGAGGGGAAAAGAGACAACCTTAATCAAGAAAAAAGAAGTCAATCATCACCTAGATACTATGGAAGAGCAAGAGGAAAAGAACAAGGCTATTATCCAACTTCAAATGGAAGAAGGTATGACAAGTCTAAAGTTAAAAGTTACACTTAACATAAAATGGGTCATTATGCTTGTGAATGTCATAGTGCTACTAATGATATTAAAGAAGAGGCTCATCTTGTTGTAaagaaatgagaaattgaaaagtCAACTTTATTGGTACAaatcaaggaagaaaacaaaggtGATTTATGGTATTGGGATAATGGTGCAAGCAATCATATATGTGGGTACAAAGAAAAATTTGTAGAGCTTGATGAGAAAGTGAAATACATTGTTTCTTTTGAAGACTCCTCGAAAATTCATATTGAAGGAAAAAGTACAATTTTCATCTCTTCTAAAGATGGCAGTCATAAAATAATATCAGATGTTTACTTTATGGCAAAATTAAGAAGTAACATTATAAGCTTAGGTCAACTACTTGAAAGAGGTTGTGAGATTTTTATGAAGAATAACTATCTTTGGCTTAGAGAACAAAATGTTAATTTGCTTGCTAAGGTTGATATGTCAAAGAACATGATGTTTACTTTGAATATTAAGACAATTGAAACAAAGTGTTTGAAGGCTAATGTGCAAGATGATGTATGGTAATGACCCATGAGATTCGGTCATTCAAACATTGGAGCATTAAAGGCTATGGGAGAAAAGAATATGGAGAATGATTTTCCTTTGATCAACCATCCAAATCATTTATGTGAAGCATGTCTTCTTTGAAAACATACTTGGAAgagttttccaaaaaaaaaacaacattcAGAGAGAGAATATCACTTAAACTTGTACATACAGATGTCTGTGGACTAATAAATCCTTTTTCACTTGGTCAGAGTAAATATTTTTActctttattgatgattttaatAGAAAAACTTAGATTTATTTTCTTAAGTAAAAATTAGAAACTTTTGGTTCTTTCAAAAATTACAAGACTCGTGTCAAAAAAGTGAGTGGATATAATATCAAAGTTTTAAGGTATGATCGAGGAGGTGAATTCACTTCCAAGGAGTTCAATGACTTTTGTGAAACTTCTAGAATTCAACGGCCTTTGACAATTCCTAGATTACCAATGGAGTAGTCGAGAGGAAGAATAGAACTATTCTTAACATAGCAAGATGCATGCTAAAAGCCAAAAATATGCCAAAGAAGTTTTGGACCGAAGCTATTTCTTATGCAGTCTTCTTGTCTAATCACTCTCCAATCAAACTCCTCGAGAAGCATGGAATGAAAGAAAACCTAATGTCAAACATTTGCGAGTTTTTGGAAGCATTGCATATGCTCAAGTACCATAACAAGAGAGGTCTATGCTTGATCATCGAAGTGCTAAATATATCTTTGTTGGATATGATTTACATTCCAAAGGCTACAAGTTATACAACCCAAGCAATGACAAAGTGGTAATAAGTCGGGATGTTGAATTTGTTGAAGAAGCATCTTGGAATTGGGAAGTTCAAGAAGAGAAAACATATAATTTTCTTTCATATTTTGGAGCAAAAGAAGATGATACTATAGTACCAATACAAAATACAACTTGACCACTTAATCATGAAGACAGTTGAACTGAAACACCTCAAAAGATGAGAAGTTTAGAAGATATTTATGCTGAAACTCATAAAATCAATGCTTCTATTTTGTCTTTTTTGTAGATTCAGAACCACTAACCTTTGAAGTAGCATTGAAAAATGAACAATGGatgaaaaaataaatacaatTCATAAGAATGATACATGAGAATTGACAACTCTtccaaaagaaaaataactattgATATGAAATGGTTCTACATGATAAAGAAGAATGCAAAAGGGGTCCAAAAATACAAAACTCATCTTATTATAAGAGGATTTAGTCAGCAATAAGATATCGATTATAATGAATTTTTTGCTCTAGTTGCTCACTTAGAAACTATTCAATTGCACAAATTAAATGAAATATTTTCAGTTAGATGTCAAGTTGGCTTTCTTGAATGAAAAGTTTGGAGGAAGATATTTATATAGAACAACCATTAAGATATATTGCTAGAGGACaagaaaacaaaattttgaagTTGGAGAAGGCTTTGTATGAATTAAAACAAGCCCTAGAGCTTGGTACAGTAGAATTGATCAATATTTCAAATTTAAAGGTTTCATAAAGTGATCACATAAATATGATCTCTATGTTAAAGAAAAGGAGAATggtgatttgataattttttatttatatgttgatgatcttaTTTTTACATGAAACAATTCAACAATGTATGATGAATTAAAGAAAGACATGACTATAAAATTTGAAATGACAGATATTATAAAATAcggtaacaaaataataattgttaatagacgaataaccttaacagaatttttagaaatttttaggaattttctgggaattacTCGGAGCTCGTATGAGGTATTTTGCGGTGATATatttataggcttgggaaaagtctgtttggaatactcacaagtaggagttgattgagaaattaatcTAAGGTTTAATTAAAGATACCTAagttaatttcttttctttttattttccttatttcctttCATTTCTCTCCCTCACTGTCCGATTCTTCCCCCAACTCGACGTCGcctctccctctcgcgacgcCGACCTCCTCTTCATCTCCCCCAACCTGATGCCTCGCGACGCCTCACCTCCCACGCATATAAAGCCATTGGCCAAGGGAAGCCTCGCCCTCTCCCTTGCGTCGTCGCCCCACCATTCTTCTCCAAATAGCGTCGACCATTTTCCCCAGCCCTAGCCACGGACACCAAGAACTCACCGGGAGTCAAGCGCTCAATTCCATCTTTCTGGCAAAGCTCTCTTCGTCGATCCACCTCCCTCACAATCCCGACGTCGTTGCTGTGCCGGTACAAATTCTCCATCATTGTGCCTTAGTTTCCAAGAGCTGAGTCTAACCTGGCAGCGTCGCCATCCTCCATTGCTTCGAGTCAGTGACCACCTTGGATCCCTTCATTGCCAATCTCTACCATCGCTTGACCTAGGCTTGGTTGGAGAGAAACTGACAACATTAAGAAAGGGTAAGTTGGATGGATTTGGCTTCTCAGTTTGTAGAGATCTGGGTTCCGGTGTTGGTATGGGATGTTATGCTAATTGTGGGATGGTTGTCTCTGGTTGTAGATTCATTGTGTCTTTGGCCACAAATTTTCGACAGTGAGTTGTTTTGGCTAGCAATTTCCAGCAGTTGATCTTCCTGGTGGTGCGTCAACAAGAGAAGGCTTGTAGTAGGGTAAGGGATCTTTGGTTTTGGGTAAGAAAAGGCTTGGCATTAGATTTAGCATCGATCTAATTTCATCTTACAGTTTGAGATTGGTGCTCGATTTCTTTCCTTGGCTCAACGTGAAATTTCGGCTTGACCAGCATTGTTCAAATCAGAAATTAGAGGTCGATAAGGGGTAAGTTGTTTGGTTTAGAGGTGGTGGATTGAGGTTTGGGTTGATGCCTTGATGTGGGTGTGTTAGTATGTGGGGTTGTGATTCTTTATGGATGCTTGGATTGCTTAGTCAATAATGGAATTAAATTTGGTTGGATTAATTATATGCACGTTGTTACAGGACCTTGATTCACGACGAACCGCTTGATGTGGAGATAGTATTTTACACGTGTTGTATTTGAGacaggtacctttgacttatctttttgatattgttaTTCTGATATGTTTAGTgagttataactagtagtaatagttatgcttatatcttcttggtatgtcactacttgataccacAGTTTACCATATTGTTATTTATTATGCATTTATGCTTATGTCCTCTTGATTCTTGCATTGTGTACttatgtagtgacatacaatgcattaccggATATAGGTCTAGCTACTGgatatacttggcatgtgtacatAATTTTATtacctggcatgtgtacctaggtttattttctggcatgtgtacctagatcattgtttTGGACTTGATTTCCGTTCTGGTACATAATTATGAGGAGAATGGTATTTTTCAGGATTTATATGCTTAGtggcatgcaccatcttgcacgaTTGCATGCTAAgcaattgtcggctccattattgttgagcacattgccagttacagggatctgcacacacaaccactcatgggttagtagtaTATTAGgaagggtgtgttgcagcaggttgctctgtcagggctccgctggtccgctcatgggtagtgtgattgcagcgtggtagcagacagggatccctcctcttgactatgacacagggagatgagagcattgagctctcccactatgatttggggtaggaggacaggtgtacttcgacagcatcttgtccattcggtcactcaggagtagtgatgacagagtgcatagttgtcacaaccctacccactcgaccttaCCATCATGTGTGAGGTGGCTAACTGACGACAGGGGTAACCATGTCATTTGTATCATATGCATAgattgtatttattgcttgtgattgtttCATATTAGATGTTGCATttttgtggttgcatatgattgacatgtatacaggagacatgaggtatttggtctgacgacccttatattCGGAtaagaggtcctggtgagtataaCTTCTTTGCTTGTTCAGTTTTCGTATTTCCTGTTTTTGATCAAGCGActatactccatgattattactaatagctatatcttactatgcatgtcagcttgatatccgctgagttcattgaactcaccctgttgctttatttctattttaggttgaggttgtcaggaggttccagtcgctagtcccccacctcGTGTAGATATGATTTTCTACTTTCAgactttgtttccttgttttgtgaTCTACATGCATGTGATATATAGATCTCATACTCGTGGATGTtatatcgagttttggtctactaccCTTGTGTTCCGCTACGATGGTTTTCCGTTGTGGGTTGTGTTTTCCTcgagtagtggagtaggttttataATAAAGTGCGTGTTATGATTTGTTGTGTAGTTAGTCGGAGGCTGATTTATTATAAACTACATGGATtgtttatttatattattgtatatGTTCTAGCTATGTTGGTCAAAAATTGTGAGTCCCTGTAGGCTATGTAGTCAAGTATCAGATTgccacccgtacaagggagatgttgccaaaatttTCCTTggtagggactcccccggggcgtgacaatttatttggtatcggaGCCTAGGTTTTGTGAGTCAATCTgggtattttcaaatttatacgGATTTTCATCGACTTTTATGTTTCGGAATTCTGAGGTAGTCTTCGACGAGGTAATATTTGGGGACTTGGCAGTGACGGAACATTTCCAGATGGTAAATAGGTATGAtggttaattttataattttggtatCCGTAACAATACATGTGTAATAATTTAATAGATATGAAGCGAGCTACACGTGTTCCCGCGCCGAGACATAGCGCAGGACTGCCACGTAAAAGGACGTTGGAATCCCTGGCGACGAAGTCGCTAGAGAGGTCTTCTATGATCGAGCctatcagtcagggacagactccacATGGTACTGTAAGTGCGTCGGGCTCTCAGTTTCTGACGGTTCCTTCACCAAAGGTACTTGCCCCGACCATACCCATCGGACCCACCCCTACAGTATTCACGGTACCACCTGTGGCATATCTGTCCCCTCCATCAATAGTGCTTGCTGCTGTGTACCTAGCACCTCGTACCAATAGTACTAGTTGACCCAGAAGTATCAGTTGCTCCTTatccggtaccaccacctacTATACCTCCAGTCTCTCCTACCTATAttgaccctgcagtgccaccagCGGTACCTGCCCCGGCTTATGCAGCAGCACCAGGGGTACCTTCCCCGGCGTATCCAGCGGTACGACTTGTAGTACCAgatccagtggttccgccagttctcGCGGTGATCCCTACTCACCCTACTGATATTATTGCGGCACGAGCTCGAATCCCAGCTTTGGCGGAGTTGGTGAAAAGTCAATTTATGCTATTCCACGGAGAGACCGATCCGAGCGTGGCtcagtcttggatagagactTTGGAGTGGACTTTCTGATATATGGCTTGCTCCAAGTGGGAGaaggcagagctggctgcttaccatttatgGGATGAGGCTGATATCTGGTGGGACACGCAACGCTAGATCATAGGAGAGCAACATATCACCTAGGCGAGatttagagaggcttttgagagccagtATTTTCCACGGTCATATCAGATGACACACCattaggattttctgagtcttcggcagaacAACCGCATAGTGACAGAATATAATACTGAATTTAATTGGTTAGTCAAATTTTATCTAAAGTTAGTTGCTGAGGATAGATCacatatgcttcagtttgtccatggattggatggacatctgcaagtaaagatTGTGGGTTTTGGTAATTCATCTTACATAGAGGCATTGGATAGAGCACTTATAATTGAGTCGGCTTAGTAGAGAGTGTATCCAGACAAGAAAAGAAAGCAAACAGATCGGACTTCAGGACAGATCCAACAGTCACAGGCTACCAGACCGcagcagagtggtcgcagtcaggcgggtcagggtacttctggggcatctggcCGGCCTTAAAAGTCAGGACGAACCTCACCAGGATGTTCCCAATCTTCTTAGCAGAACCGAAAACAACCCGCCAGTGACATTCACTGCAcccgatgtgggtccagagatcacatcacatcAGCCTGCTACCTGGAACAATCAGTTTACTGTTATTGTAAATTGCTTGGGCACATGAGCCAAGATTGTTcgttgaaggctcagcatgtggcTTCCAGGGTTTCTGTTCAGGGAGGACAGATCAGTCAGACAaggactcagcgaggagggcagaaagcccaatcttcgcaccGCCAGCAGAGGACAGGTCCCCCTTCagtagctgcatatggcatgcatggaTAGGAGCACTCCAGTTCTTTTACGATATCACAGAGTCCTGTCTCGAGACCTTAGTATCTGACACAGGGGCAGTATCAGTTGCAACCTCAGCCGCTAGTGCAGTATCAGCTGCAACCCcagccactggttcagtaccagtcGCAGCCTCAACCACTAGTTCAGTACCAATCATAGCCCTAGCCACCGGTTCAGTATCAGACTCAGCCCTCCTATCCATCTTTGGCTCAACATCCGataccgcctcagtggcaggctcagactcaggCGCAGCAGCCTCTGGCAGTGATACCACCTCCACCCCCGCCAGAGACTAGACGAATTCATGTGGTTACCAGAGAGGATtcacagcgggccgacggatcagTTTTCCACGATacgattttactttatgcattttccgctgatatgctagttgatactggtagttcgcattcctTTATTCCTTGTgca
This genomic stretch from Zingiber officinale cultivar Zhangliang chromosome 7A, Zo_v1.1, whole genome shotgun sequence harbors:
- the LOC122000073 gene encoding transcription factor bHLH167-like; this encodes MVYVCGKKTTNWKVERKTVEKNRRIHMKTLCFKLSSIIPKEHKTIHKTVLTQQDCFDEAASYIQKLGENIEKLKQRKQMQSMRSLGQDDVVVEVRYEDLNLEVVVVSGVRKRFMFHELINVLEEEGAEIVSASVVAVGDKIFHTIHSQAISSRIGLEPTSVSRRLKELVNGVDPEFHI